From the Diprion similis isolate iyDipSimi1 chromosome 1, iyDipSimi1.1, whole genome shotgun sequence genome, the window CCCATCGGTAATCGAGAGGCGAACTAGAGGTCAAAGTACGTCAAATGAATGGTACGACGAATGTAGAAAGCGATTGACTGCTTcgattttcggtgaaatctgCAAACGGCGGCCACAAACATCATGTGCCAATTAGTCGAAAGAATTCGCTACACCGATTTCCATGGTAACTCGAGTACACGGTGGGGCATAGAAAGAGCCCTTTGCGATCAGTGACTTCGCATCCGAACATGGAGTTTCGCTGGAAATCAGCGGTCTAGTGGTAGACAAGGAACTACCATTCCTTGCGGCGTCACCTGATGGACTTGTAGGCGAAGACGCGATTTTAAAAGCAAAATGCCCCGTATCTGCCAAAGAGTTAACTCCAATGGAGGGCATACagtctaaaaaaattaaattcatgtGTATTGAAAAAGGTAGAGCTAAATTGATAACTtcacataattatttttatcaagttcAAGGTCTGCTCCACATTACTAAGAGGAAGTGGTGTTATTTTATCGTTTGGACGTCAAAAGGACTGATCATTGACAAAATACTTCGCGAtgacaatttttggaaaactaaaatggaaaacaaattagccgacttttttcacttctgtcTTTTACCAGAAATAGTAGATTCGAGACGTGCTCGACAACTCCCAATTCGCGACCCTCCTCAAATACTTGAAGCTCAGAAAACCGCGTgcagtaaaaacaaaaaatcttcgAGTAAATCGGtttgtaagaaaaagaaagacgaGTAACGATTCCCTGCGCGTAAAGAAAGAACATCGACGAATGACAAATAACAAAACGGACAGACGATACGGGCTTAtgtaattatattgtatattgaaacttttatttattataactatTGTGCAATAATCTTCTGTAAATTTATTCTATGTTTCATTTAACCCATACTTGCATGCATTGCCATATTTTTGTTTGCGAAATGTTTATTTGTTAGTTCCAGCTCATCCGAAATTTCACGTGGGTCGGAGGTACTTCACTCTATTTATTTCTCATAATCCTATACTCGAATACATTCTTAAATACTAGGCATATTCTAGGATATTCGCGTGCTTTCAATGAtcagtaattttattttctaacattAATCGGGATagcttatttttcaattagctCTGTTCCTCAAACGATACCTTGTTACCACGAGAAATAAGTACATGCGATtaaattcatatatatatatatatcggagGTCATATAACGCGGTGCAAATCGCcgtgttacaatatatatatatattgtaacacgGCGATTTGCACCGCGTTGTATGACCTCCGATATCCCCGTTATCGTGAAAAGGCAGCAAGGATTATTGGCAGTCGATATGGTCATATATGTAATTTTAAGTTCTGTTactaatttctttcgatttttttttcctttcttcccaCCTATCCCGAGATATCCTGAGAGATAAAGGCGGTGAGAGAGAGGAGGACACCAAGGGTACATCTACGAGGATGAAATCATCCTGGCAGGTAGCTCAACGCCTCGCAGCTAGTACCCGTGCCTCCCCCGCATACGTTCCCGAGAGCTACGAGGCTGCCGCCTACTACATCATCCACGGAGCCGAGAAATGCGAGCGAATCGGCTCGCTTGAACGCCATACCCACTCAGCTGTTTCGTCACCCTGGtccgaagaaattaaaattcggcCAGATCATTCATGAGGGATGTCCACGGCCGTAATGTGATGTTTACCAACAACGTCGGGAACGTTAAAGAGCCCTCTACTGGCTCAGTACCGCTGAAAGTACCGCCCACGCATCTTAAAGGGGTTAGGTACGGCGAAAGCTGCGTGCGCTGCGAGGCCTGCCAGAAGTCATGCCCAGGAGGTGCTGCCAAGCGACGTCCCGCCAAAGAAGTTCGGCAGACAACGCCGTTGCAACAACGACGCTGCGCGGAAGAGTCCCCGAACGACTTAAGGCCGTGCCACGATCAAACGCAAACGCGTGCGCAAACGCAAACGCAAacgcagaaattttttcactgaacTCCACTCTATGTCGCATTAACCTCTGTGACTATGGTCGTGAGAGAATTGAGGCTTCAGAGGTTATGTCCAACATACGAGTAAACAAGCAATAACAATTCAGAGGTTACGTTCGCAGTTTTGGAAGATTACGGTTATTAAGATTAAACTTTGGTGAagtgaaacatcaaaaattaacaatggaTTCTGACAATGAAATCGATACTTTAATTGTAATATTATCGATTGCGTTGTGGCTTCGCACCAGACCGCGCCAATGGGGTGTTCGTCCGATTTACAGGTTCAgtacaatattttaatatccTTTACATACTATATTCTATTTCATTCTCACATAATCCTCTAGAATATCATCTCCTTATTCCATATTACTCATAACACTTCTTCACACTTCTAAATGTTGAATAggatttttctacttttacaGATTACGAAGAGAACAAGGAGAGTATTGGAACttgttttgtgaaataaaacgGGGTGATCCTCAACAGTTCTTCAAATACACCCGCATGGACTGTGCTAAGTTTGATGAACTTCTTGAAATCTTGAAACCTCATCTCAAGGAAAGGTCAATGCGAACGACTCTGATACCAGAAGAGCGTTTGGCTTTGACGCTTAGGTCAGAAAATTCATTGTATATTCACATTTTGACAGCCTTTAGTTACATGTGTATTAAATTTCATATGTGTACAGATATTTGGCCACAGGAGACCAGACACATTCAATTGCTTGGGGTTTTCGTGTTGGCCGGAGCACAGCAAGACAGATAATTTTGGAGACATGTGAAGCCATCTGGATTGCACTGTCAACTATTTATCTACCGCAAAAAACACCACAGGACTGGTACGAAATAGGGAAAGACTTTTTGGAAATATGGAATTTGCCGAATTGCGTTGGTGCCATCGACGGCAAACACATTGCAATCCAATCGCCACCAAATAGTGGGTCATTATATTTCAGCTATAAAAAATCACATAGCATAGTACTCATGGCCGCATGTGAtgcaaaatacaaatttacgaTGGCCAACGTTGGTGCATTAGGGTCGGATAATGACGctggaatttttggaaaaacagAATTTGGTAAAGCATTGCTTAATGGTCAGCTCAACTTGCCACCAGACACTCAACTTCCTAATAGCAATGTGacatttccacatttttttgtGGGCGATGAAGCATTCCCGCTCTATAAATCCTTAATGCGACCCTATCCTGGACGACAATTGACGCaagaaaaatctatttttaattAGAGACTCTCTCGGGCACGCCGTGTCATTGAAAATACATTCGGAATATTTGCTTCAAGGTGGAGAGTGTTCCGAAGCCCTTCTTGTCACACCCTGAAATGGTTGACAAGGCGGTATTAGCGTGTGTTTGTTTGCACAATTATCTGATGATACACCAAGATAGGTTACTAGCCGCCGAGAGAAGATATTGCCCAGAGCGCTATGTAGATACTGAAAACACAGAAACCCGTGAAATAGAACCTGGAGATTGGCGTATTAACGGAAGAGCTTTTGAAAACCGACCTTTATTGCATGGTGGTAACCGAACCGCACGTTATTTCCTTGAATTGAGAGATCAGCTAGCAGAATATTGCACTCATCATGGCGCCGTGTCTTGGCAAGATGAATATGTAAATAGGGGTAGAGTTCCTGTCATATAGAAAACGACTGAATAGTTCAAGATTTTAGTTATGTTTATTTAGATATTACAAACGGAAAacgtattctttttttaatgacAAACcggattacaaaaatattaatgacaTACAAGTTTATAGCACAGTTCACTTCGTCGACCTTACATTACGTTACCTTATCTTTTAATATAGCTTTATTATATTtcttaatatatattttgatataatctattttaaatttata encodes:
- the LOC124405078 gene encoding protein ALP1-like; the encoded protein is MDSDNEIDTLIVILSIALWLRTRPRQWGVRPIYRLRREQGEYWNLFCEIKRGDPQQFFKYTRMDCAKFDELLEILKPHLKERSMRTTLIPEERLALTLRYLATGDQTHSIAWGFRVGRSTARQIILETCEAIWIALSTIYLPQKTPQDWYEIGKDFLEIWNLPNCVGAIDGKHIAIQSPPNSGSLYFSYKKSHSIVLMAACDAKYKFTMANVGALGSDNDAGIFGKTEFGKALLNGQLNLPPDTQLPNSNVTFPHFFVGDEAFPLYKSLMRPYPGRQLTQEKSIFN